Below is a genomic region from Deltaproteobacteria bacterium.
CCCCGTTGTTCAGGATAGCAAACAGGCCGCCCAGAATCGTTTCAAGACCTCCAGACAACCTGGCAGGCGATATCTATACCTATAAATTGGCCGGCCAGGATCCTGATGGCGACGAACTGAGTTTCGAGCTCGTCGAAGGGCCCGAGGGCATGATCCTCATGGAGGACACGCTGCACTGGGACGTGAGGACTTTTGACGGGAACCTTCCCATCAAGGCGGTGGTGAAAGCGAGCGACGGTTACGGCGGGGATGCAACCCAGGAGTTCAACCTTTCCGTTGCCNNNNNNNNNNNNNNNNNNNNNNNNNNNNNNNNNNNNNNNNNNNNNNNNNNNNNNNNNNNNNNNNNNNNGTAAACGGTTTGAAGGACGGGAAATGGCGGTCTGGAACAGGTGAGGTAACCACGAATTATCCCAAAATGTATCTCTTCCTGATACAATGTTCTCACGGCGATCAGGATGATCCGACAGTGAAGCACAATCGTGGCAGGATGCTTTTATCAGTGGTGATAAATACCCGCCGATAGCAAACCTGCCTCTTTCAAGGTCGGATGTCGCGCTGCTTCGACGTGGCAAGCCAATGGGGAGAAGGAAAACGAGAAAAATATCCGTAGGGACGGTTGAAATCGGGGGAGAGGCGCCAATCGCTGTCCAGTCGATGACGAAGACCGATACCAAGGACGTTGAGGCCACTCTCCGGCAGATATCATCTCTTGTAAGCTCCGGTTGTGAGATCGTCAGGGTGGCAATACCCGATGATGATGCGGCGACGGCATTCGGAAAGATAAAAGAAAAAACCCTTGTCCCCCTCGTGGCCGACATACACTTCAACCATATCCTTGCGATTAAGGCAATCGAGAACGGTGCCGACTGCGTCAGGATAAATCCCGGCAACATCGGTGGCGGTAACAGGGTGAGGCAGGTTATCGATGCAGCCGCACATCACCGGATATCCCTCAGGATCGGCGTCAACGCGGGGTCACTTGAAAAGGATATCCTTGAAAAGTTTGGAAAACCGGGCCCCGAAGCTCTCTTCGCGTCGGCAGAAAGACATGTAAGATTCTTCGAATCGAGAGGTTTTTTCGATTTCAAGATCTCCCTCAAAGCTTCAGACGTCCTGACTACCGTGGAGGCGAACAGGCTCTTTTCCTCCGCCTTCGATTACCCGCTCCACGTGGGGGTGACGGAGGCAGGAACGATTTTTGCCGGAACGGTAAAATCATCTGCAGGAATCGGGATATTGCTCCACGAGGGGATCGGGGACACGATAAGGGTGTCCCTGACCGGCCCTCCGGAAGAAGAGGTTCGGGTAGCGTACGAAATACTCAAATCCCTTGGACTGAGAAGGAGGGGGCCCGAGATAATATCCTGCCCGACCTGCGGGCGAATAGAGGTTGATATCGAAAAGATCATTGAAGGCGTGGAAAAACGCATCACCCACATCGACAAGTACGTGAAAGTGGCCGTGATGGGATGTGTGGTGAATGGTCCGGGCGAGGCTTCCGAGGCCGACGTGGGCGTAGCCTGCGGCAGGGGCACCGGGCTGATCTTTGTCCGGGGAGAGGTTATGAAGCGCGTCAGCGAGGAGGAGATTGTACCAGAACTCGTCAGCTGGGTCGAGAAAATTACCCGCGAAAAGATAGAAGGGGGGGTTTAACCATGCGACTTAGCCGGTACCTTCTCCCGACAACGAGGGAGAATCCGTCCGATGCCGAGATCGTCAGCCACCGCCTCATGATCAGGTCCGGCATGATACGGAAAGTTGCAGCGGGAATCTATGACTACCTTCCTCTCGGCCTGAGAGTTTTGAGAAAGGTCGAGAACATAATCAGGGAGGAGATGAACAGGGCGGGTGCGATCGAGCTCCTCATGCCCGTGGTGCTTCCCTCGGAACTCTGGAGGGAATCGGGCAGGTGGGACCTCTATGGCAGGGAGCTTCTCCGTTTCCGCGACAGGGGAGAACGGGAGTTCTGCCTCGGCCCGACACACGAGGAGGTGATCACTGATATCGTGAGAAAGGAGGTGCGATCCTACAGGCAGCTTCCCCTGAACCTCTACCAGATTCAGACAAAGTTCAGGGACGAGATAAGGCCGCGGTTCGGGCTCATGCGGGGAAGGGAATTCATCATGAAGGATGCCTACTCCTTCGATGCCGATGACGCGGGAGCAGACCGGAGCTATCAGGCCATGTTTGACGCCTACACGAGAATCTTCTCGAGGATGGGGCTTACCTTCAAGGCGGTAGAGGCGGACACCGGGGCGATAGGGGGGAGCAGCTCACACGAGTTTATGGTGATAGCCGAATCGGGAGAGGATGAAATAGTGAGCTGCGGAAAGTGCGACTACGCTGCAAATGTCGAACTTGCAAAGGTCGATGAGGGGGCGTCAGGGAAAGTCGGTCCGGATATACCCGCGATCCAGGAGGTGCATACTCCCGGCATGCGCACCATAGAGGAGGTATCGTCTTACCTTGAAGCATCACCCGAGAGGATGCTCAAAACCCTTATATTCGACACCGGGTCGGAGAAGGTGGTCGTCGTGTCGCGGGGGGACAGAACGATAAACGAGGTAAAGGTGAAAAATTACCTCGGAGCCGACTGGATAGAGCTTGCCGATGAGGAAAGCGTGAGGGACGTGACGGGTTCCTCTGCAGGCTTTGCGGGGCCGGTTGGCTTGAAGGCCAAGATTTTGGCTGATCGGTCGGTTTTGCAGATCGAAAACGGAATAACGGGTGCAAACAGGGATGATTACCACTATATAAACGTTCGCGTGGGGCGCGATTTCGATGCGGATGTGTATGGTGATTTCCGGGTCATCGAAAGCGGGGACAGCTGTCCTGCGTGCGGCGGAAACATAACGTTTTCAAGGGGTATCGAGGTGGGGCACATCTTCAAACTCGGGACCAAGTACAGCAGGGCCATGAACGCCGTATACCTCGGGAAAGAGGGAAAAGAAAAGGTTATGGTGATGGGTTGCTACGGCATAGGTGTCGGCAGGACAGTTGCCGCGGCCATAGAGCAGAACCACGATGACGATGGTCCCGTGTTCCCCGTATCGATAGCCCCATTCGAGGTTGCTGTGGTGCCCCTCAATATGAAGAACGAGAAAGTACGGGGTGCGGCCGAAACCATCTACGGCGGGCTTCTTTCGACGGGTGTGGAGGTCGTTATCGATGACCGCGAGGAAAGGCCGGGCATCAAGTTCAAGGATGCCGATCTGATGGGGGTCCCGATCCGGGTCACGGTGGGAGAGAAGAAGGCTGCCGGGGGGAAGGTCGAACTGAAGATCAGGGAAACGGGTGAAACCAAGGATGTGGGGATAAAGGATGCGGTCGGTGTGCTGGTGAGTGAGGTAGAAAAGGAGCGCGAAAGATGCACGGGAACTTGAACAGGGTTATCGCAGCTCTCGATTTTCCTTCCCTGCATGAGGCTCTCGGCTTCGTGAAACGGTCGGGTGACGAGCTTTTGTGGTGCAAAGTCGGGATGGAGCTCTTTACCCGGGAAGGATATCCGGTGATAGAGGCGCTCAAGAGGGAAAAGAAGATGGTGTTTCTCGATCTCAAATTCCATGATATTCC
It encodes:
- the ispG gene encoding flavodoxin-dependent (E)-4-hydroxy-3-methylbut-2-enyl-diphosphate synthase, producing the protein MGRRKTRKISVGTVEIGGEAPIAVQSMTKTDTKDVEATLRQISSLVSSGCEIVRVAIPDDDAATAFGKIKEKTLVPLVADIHFNHILAIKAIENGADCVRINPGNIGGGNRVRQVIDAAAHHRISLRIGVNAGSLEKDILEKFGKPGPEALFASAERHVRFFESRGFFDFKISLKASDVLTTVEANRLFSSAFDYPLHVGVTEAGTIFAGTVKSSAGIGILLHEGIGDTIRVSLTGPPEEEVRVAYEILKSLGLRRRGPEIISCPTCGRIEVDIEKIIEGVEKRITHIDKYVKVAVMGCVVNGPGEASEADVGVACGRGTGLIFVRGEVMKRVSEEEIVPELVSWVEKITREKIEGGV
- a CDS encoding proline--tRNA ligase → MRLSRYLLPTTRENPSDAEIVSHRLMIRSGMIRKVAAGIYDYLPLGLRVLRKVENIIREEMNRAGAIELLMPVVLPSELWRESGRWDLYGRELLRFRDRGEREFCLGPTHEEVITDIVRKEVRSYRQLPLNLYQIQTKFRDEIRPRFGLMRGREFIMKDAYSFDADDAGADRSYQAMFDAYTRIFSRMGLTFKAVEADTGAIGGSSSHEFMVIAESGEDEIVSCGKCDYAANVELAKVDEGASGKVGPDIPAIQEVHTPGMRTIEEVSSYLEASPERMLKTLIFDTGSEKVVVVSRGDRTINEVKVKNYLGADWIELADEESVRDVTGSSAGFAGPVGLKAKILADRSVLQIENGITGANRDDYHYINVRVGRDFDADVYGDFRVIESGDSCPACGGNITFSRGIEVGHIFKLGTKYSRAMNAVYLGKEGKEKVMVMGCYGIGVGRTVAAAIEQNHDDDGPVFPVSIAPFEVAVVPLNMKNEKVRGAAETIYGGLLSTGVEVVIDDREERPGIKFKDADLMGVPIRVTVGEKKAAGGKVELKIRETGETKDVGIKDAVGVLVSEVEKERERCTGT